TTCCGGCGCGGCGTTGACCTCGTAGCCCATCTCGTCGGCGCGGTCGAGCGCGTTCTTGAGAACGCGTCGTGGGTCGCCCTCGAACGGTTCGCCGGTCGACGTGTTATACACGTCACAGATCATTCGGGCCGCGGCGCTTTCTTCCTTCTGGCGCCACGGGAGGATGGCGAACGTGTCCGGGTCTGGAACCAGACGCATGTCCGATTCCTGAATGCGGACGAACCCCTCGATCGAGGAGCCGTCGAAGTAGATCCCATCGGTAAACGCCTTCTCCGCCTGACGTGCCGGGACGGAGACGTTCTTTACGGTGCCAAGAATGTCAGTAAACTGGAGACGAAGGAAGTCTACGTCTTCCGCTTCGATCTCGTCTAATACGGCCTGTTCGGATTCAGTGATGTTTCCGCTTGTCATCTTCTCGTCGTTCTACCCAAGTAACTCTGCTACTAAAACCCTACTGCTCCAAGCAAATCTTCTCTCCTCCGCAGGAAACTGCATATTCGTAAAGTTCTAAAGGCTACAGTGAGAGGGTGGATGTGATGACGTACGAAAATCTCGATGCAAAACTAGTGAATGCACTTCTCGGCGACGGTCGGGCGAGTCTCCGGAGTCTCGCCGAGGAACTCGACGTCTCCGTCACTACCGTTTCGAACCACCTCTCTGATCTCGAGGAAGAGGGGGTCATCGAAGGCTACACGCCGCGAGTCGATTACGATGCGGTCGGCTACGACGTGACAGCCGTCATCCAGTTGCAGGTCGAAGGAAACGCGCTGCCCGACGTTACCGACACCTTGCGAGATCACCGTCAGATGATCAGCGTTTACGAGGTTACCGGCGACTACGACGTGATCGCCATCGGCAAATTCAAAGACACCGACGGCATGAACGACCAGATCAAGGCCCTCCTCACGGACCCCGATATCAAGGCCTCGAACACGAGCGTCGTCCTGAACGCAGTCTCCGAGAACGAGCAGTTCGAACTCGATATCGACGACGCCTGAGTGCGTTTGCCACCCGATAGCCGACTGTTTTCTGCGGCATCGTGGCGTCAGTGGCGATCGCTGTGAGAGAACACACCTGACGAGCAGACGAGAGCGACGATCAGTCGTCGCCGTCGATGAGCGTCCCGGCCGCCGTCTCTCGATCGCCAGCCTGTGCCGCCCACAGCGTCGCGTACCGACCGTTTGCCGCCAGCAGGTCCTCGTGCGTTCCCCGTTCGACGATCTCGCCGTCCTCGAGCACCAGAATCGTCTCCGCGTCTTTGACCGTCGAGAGTCGGTGAGCGATCGTTAGCGTCGTGCGATTTTCGGTGAGCCGGTCGATCGACCGCTGGATCCGCAACTCGGTTTTCGTGTCGACGGCGCTTGTCGCCTCGTCCAGAATGAGGATTTCGGGGTCGGCGAGCACCGCTCGAGCGAGCGCGATCCGCTGGCGCTGGCCGCCCGAGAGCTTGACGCCGCGCTCGCCGACGCGGGTGTCGTACCCGTCCGGAAGGTCGACGATGAACTCGTGGGCCTGGGCCGCTTCGGCGGCCTCGCGGACCGTCTCGTCGGCGGCCTCGAAGTGACCGTAGCGGATGTTGTCCGCGATGGTGCCGTCGAAGAGGAACGTGTCCTGACTGACGTAGCCGACGGCCGATCGGAGATCCGCGAGTGCGACCTCCCGGACATCGTGGCCGTCGATTCGGACCGAACCGTCCTGGGCGTCGTACAATCGAAGCAGTAACTTGAGAACCGTCGATTTTCCGGCACCGGTCGGCCCGACGAACGCGACCGTCTCGCCCGGAGCGGCCTCGAAGGAGATATCCTCGAGGACGGTCTCCTCGAACGCCGTCTCGGTGGCCGCCGCGTTCCGGCGGGCCGCGGTGTCGTCGTAGCTAAACGTCACGTCGTCGTACGTGACGCGACCCTCGACCGGGATGATGTCGACGGGATCGTCGGGATTGTCGACGTGGACGGGGATGTCCATCAGCCCGAAGACGCGCTCGCTCGAGGCCTTGGCGTTCTGGTACTGGTCGACGATATTCGAGACCTCCGCGAGCGGGTCGACGATCCGCTGGGTGAGCATCAGGAAGACGACGAAGTCGCCGACAGAGAGGCTGCCGGTGAGCGGCCCCGGCGCGCTGTCGGTCGCGAGCCAGAGCCCGCCGACGAGGAAGGTCGCGGCGAAAGCGAGACCCGCGAGCAGCTCCATCCCCGGCCGGTAGAGGTAGCTCAATTTCAGGACGGCCATCGTCCGCTCGAAGAGGTTCCGCGAGGAGTCACGGACCCGCTCGGTCTCGTAGGACTCGCTCGAGGTAGTCTTGGTGAGCCCGATACCCGAGATGGCGTTCTCGAGCCGGGTGTTCATCCGACCGACGGCGGAGCGCTGGCGAACGTACCGCGGTTCGACGACGCGCATGAACCAGAGGGTGAAAAGGACCATCGCCGGCACGGCAAAGAGCGTCACGAACGCTAGCTGCCAGTTGAGATAGAAGAGGACGGCCGTAATCCCCCCGACCATCACCAACAGCCGCGCCGAGTTCATCAACGCGTTGTCGAGGAACATCTCGAGGTTCTGCGTGTCGTTGTTGAGGACGGCCATGACTTCGCCGGTCTGTTTCTCGTCAAAAAAGGCCGTGTCCAGCCGTTGCATCTTCTGGAAACAGTCGACCCGAACCGCGTGCATCACGTCGTGAGCGAACAGATTGGCGGTGACGCCGTAGATCCAGGTGAAGAGAGCCACAACGAGAAACGAGACGGCGATTGCAGTGACGGTAAACCAGAACTGCGCCATCGGTTCGGTCGGCAGCCACGCGTTGGGCACGAGCGGGAGTTCGAACGCGCCCGCCTCCTGCGTGAAGATCGCGTCGATCGCAACACCGAGCAACAGCGGCGGCACGAGACTCGCCATCCGGGCGACGAAGTTCGCGAGCATGCCGGCCGAAAACCAGCCTAATCGGCCGGGTGCGTACTCGCGAAAGAGCCTCGAGAGCGGTCGGTCGACGTCCTCGCGGTAGACGTCGAACGGTGTCTCGTCGTCGTGGGAACTCACTGGTGGACGTGTTTCGGTTCGAAATATAAACTCGTCTCGGTTCCGGATAGTAAGGAGGTGGTCGGGGAGCCTCGAGTCCGAGGCGTGCGCCGAATCGGCTACCGGTAGTATAGCAACGCGAGCCCGAGCCCGAGGAGCAACAGCCCCCACCACAGCGAATCGCCGGGGAGAACGATCAGAAACAGCGTGACGACGCCGGAGGAGAACAGCGACCAGCCGAGAGTCGTTTGTGAGCTCATACGCGCCGTACGTGATCCAGCACAATAGGTCGACGGGTTGCCAAGAGAAAGTACTGTGTGGCAGGTGAACTGTGGGTGAACAGTCGCCCGAAAATCACATACTACGGTACCGCAAGTAAGGCAGACGACTGATGGCTAAACACCCTATCCTGTTATCGGCAAGCGAGCGGTTCGAAGAACCCGAGTGACGCCGTTCACCGAGCGCGGAGCGCTCGGGCCGACGAGCGACCATCGGGAGCGAGGAGTGCTTTTGCACTAAATTTTGCCGAGGGCCGGCGAAGCCGGCCCGTGGTTCGAAAGGCGCGAAGCGCCTTTCGTCATCACGAGAGAGCTTCGCTCTCTCGAACGACAGAGCAAAATTTAGTTCTACATCATGCCGCCCATACCGCCGCCCATACCGCCCATGCCGCCGGCACCGCCGGGTGCGCCTTCCTCGTCGCCGCCCTTGTCGGTCGACAGATCGCCGGCGGAGATGATGTCGTCGATTTTGAGCACGAGGTTGGCTGCTTCGGAGGCCGAGGTGACGGCCTGCTCTTTGGCGTGGGCCGGTTCGACAACGCCGGCCTCGAAGGTGTCCTCGACGTCGCCCGAGAAGACG
Above is a window of Natronorubrum tibetense GA33 DNA encoding:
- the lrp gene encoding HTH-type transcriptional regulator Lrp translates to MTYENLDAKLVNALLGDGRASLRSLAEELDVSVTTVSNHLSDLEEEGVIEGYTPRVDYDAVGYDVTAVIQLQVEGNALPDVTDTLRDHRQMISVYEVTGDYDVIAIGKFKDTDGMNDQIKALLTDPDIKASNTSVVLNAVSENEQFELDIDDA
- a CDS encoding ABC transporter ATP-binding protein, with amino-acid sequence MSSHDDETPFDVYREDVDRPLSRLFREYAPGRLGWFSAGMLANFVARMASLVPPLLLGVAIDAIFTQEAGAFELPLVPNAWLPTEPMAQFWFTVTAIAVSFLVVALFTWIYGVTANLFAHDVMHAVRVDCFQKMQRLDTAFFDEKQTGEVMAVLNNDTQNLEMFLDNALMNSARLLVMVGGITAVLFYLNWQLAFVTLFAVPAMVLFTLWFMRVVEPRYVRQRSAVGRMNTRLENAISGIGLTKTTSSESYETERVRDSSRNLFERTMAVLKLSYLYRPGMELLAGLAFAATFLVGGLWLATDSAPGPLTGSLSVGDFVVFLMLTQRIVDPLAEVSNIVDQYQNAKASSERVFGLMDIPVHVDNPDDPVDIIPVEGRVTYDDVTFSYDDTAARRNAAATETAFEETVLEDISFEAAPGETVAFVGPTGAGKSTVLKLLLRLYDAQDGSVRIDGHDVREVALADLRSAVGYVSQDTFLFDGTIADNIRYGHFEAADETVREAAEAAQAHEFIVDLPDGYDTRVGERGVKLSGGQRQRIALARAVLADPEILILDEATSAVDTKTELRIQRSIDRLTENRTTLTIAHRLSTVKDAETILVLEDGEIVERGTHEDLLAANGRYATLWAAQAGDRETAAGTLIDGDD